The Carassius auratus strain Wakin chromosome 27, ASM336829v1, whole genome shotgun sequence genome includes a region encoding these proteins:
- the LOC113046416 gene encoding cerebellin-2-like, with protein MLRSREPGSLAVLASTLLLGFSVAFSLGQNDTEPVVLEGKCLVVCDSNPSAEGGVTSSFGISVRAAGAKVAFSAVRGTNHEPSEMSNKSMTIYFDQVLVNIGNHFDLKASVFQAPRRGIYSFSFHVVKVYNRQTIQVNLMHNEYPIISAFAGDQDVTREAASNGVLLHLEREDRLYLKLERGNLMGGWKYSTFSGFLVFPL; from the exons ATGTTGAGATCCAGGGAACCGGGATCTTTGGCCGTACTGGCCTCCACCCTTCTTCTGGGTTTCAGCGTTGCGTTTTCCCTCGGACAAAATGACACAGAACCGGTAGTTTTGGAAGGAAAATGTTTAGTTGTGTGTGACTCGAACCCGTCTGCCGAAGGAGGAGTGACCTCGTCGTTTGGGATATCTGTCCGAGCTGCTGGTGCTAAAGTGGCTTTCTCTGCGGTCAGAGGAACTAACCATGAACCATCAGAAATGAGTAACAAGTCCATGACAATCTACTTTGATCAG GTACTAGTGAACATTGGAAATCATTTCGATCTTAAGGCGAGTGTATTTCAAGCTCCTCGGCGAGGCATTTACAGCTTCAGCTTTCACGTTGTGAAGGTCTACAACCGACAGACAATTCAG GTCAACCTGATGCATAATGAATACCCAATCATATCTGCATTTGCCGGTGATCAAGATGTGACCCGAGAGGCAGCAAGTAACGGCGTTCTGCTTCACCTGGAGCGTGAAGACAGACTCTATCTCAAACTGGAGAGAGGGAACCTCATGGGCGGGTGGAAGTACTCCACATTCTCTGGCTTTCTTGTTTTCCCTCTCTAA